The Toxorhynchites rutilus septentrionalis strain SRP chromosome 3, ASM2978413v1, whole genome shotgun sequence genome includes a region encoding these proteins:
- the LOC129773072 gene encoding uncharacterized protein LOC129773072 translates to MTPEQTKSCVACNRPDMADNMVCCDKCDDWWHFSCAGVTASVECRDWICSRCLSITNQSTTVVASSTRSTSSGQRLREQRLAEQHELERQQMQREHELQKKHLEQKQQVQAGRDDENKSVRSKRSIVSSTRRTNRWVEQHAEASMAVNENEGAVGGIAIEAVTQQDAQSSQQQGKLVMELQGKMNRREEESQKLIQDLQEQLKKLQLELQKTRNESISTIAKGAIPKTLPNTTNVSRGCSFQLNGVNCEISPVETIAPVSMAPSIPMGSRNSTRFIEHVDGSLPLARDDLQNDREQQRELVSLKKSGQNVPPVATVKQPIQRESTTFDQPRNNVSLGQRNSVFSQVSTGNRNPLFEFPLPQQQQQRSVAHSGQNYVTNEPVAEEVPVRVGPTQNQLAARQILPRDLPVFTGVPADWPVFISNFNYTTEACGYGDGENMIRLQRCLKGIAWEAVRSRLILPTSVPQVIESLRMRFGRPEILIESFIEKVRTSSSPRADKLDSLIEFGTMVQGLCDHIIAANLPEHLGNPTLLKDLVSKLPADYKMRWASHRKQVTVVNLETFSKFMEEIVEDAYSVTSFPTSDQLHKIVRQKQIDRSFVHADAEENFQECDTRNRPVETTGIECSICQRYGHRARECRTFLAMSIDDRWKKIQSQALCRTCLFGHGRRACRSKTRCGVDGCQYRHHPLLHSSPSVQSSPKRDQTEANHVHQDNLSELLFRIVPVTLYGRAGSLNTFAFLDEGSSLTMIERSLAEELGVEGYIKPLCLKWTGNVTRQEHNSKRVAFDISGLRKNKRYRMVDVGTIESLDLPTQSFPVDTMKQRFPHLQGLPLVGYNNAKPQMLIGIDNLKLAVPLKTREGENGGPTAVKTRLGWNVYGCRKEKDIQAYSYHICECGGDKALNDNVKAYFALDDVESKQAVDISEEDKRARRIMQETTRRIGDRYETGLLWKHENVEFPDSYSMALKRLECLEKRMEKDHILRENILRQIREYQVKGYAHRASPEEMTNFDPRRIWFLPLGAVVNPKKPGKVRLIWDASSKVDGISLNTLLLKGPDELTSLLHVLFRFRQFPVAVTADIKEMFHQLKIRGMDKCAQLFLWRDDPGKQPDVYIMDVAVFGATCSPAMAQYVKNVNAKRFSQDFPRAVEGIIQCHYVDDYLDSFLTIEEAKKVASEVKAIHKSGGFEIRGWGSNFDEIPFYLGEPKETVVKNLGVMNGEETERVLGMQWLTERDELKYSTEMRADITDLIASSAIPTKRQVLRCLMTLFDPLGLAAPYVVHGKILLQDIWRAGSDWDEPIAESSFERWQIWTAMLRSINGVRIPRSYFRSISGECMHDIQIHTFVDASPAAYACVSYLRVVNSDGKAEVALVAAKTKVAPLKLMTIPRLELQACVQGARLMKFVVDGHNFGITKRFLWTDSTVALSWINSDPCRFRPFVAHRVSEIQEYTQQMEWQWVPSDKNPADEASKWGVGPYFCSNSIWFSGPEFLCKPEDEWIDWEIPHHRVQQCKDELRSLYIHQEFFIPEPIVDVSRFSSWNRLHRSVAYVYRFIVNSKRNRNYQTGDLTQNELQEAEKILIRSVQWECFAEEMTTLSRNQKVADTERRALDKTSKMYQLTPTLDEVGILRIDGRIGAASCASRDLKFPIILPKSHHLTNLIIDRQHRILLHANNETVVNEVRQRFHVPNLRAQVKKVVENCQYCRIKKAVPRVPQMAALPLARLSPYVRPFSYVGVDYFGPLFVKVGRSSVKRWVALFTCMTIRAVHVEMVHNLTTESCIRSVRRFVCRRGAPLEIHSDNATNFQGAERVLREQINAGLTRTFTSTTTKWRFIPPSAPHMGGAWERMVRSIKTAIISAYNDERMNDESLHTLLLEAESLVNSRPLTYLPLDSEEQEALTPNHFLLGSSSGSKEECSVTTSDSVMLKQSWNKIQGCMDRFWSRWIREYLPVLTKRTKWFGETRNAQVDDLVLVLDDTRKNNWNRGRILEVITGKDGTVRQAIVQTSSGVFRRPVSKLAVLEVAGVDGTTATTGSTGGRMLPPPADRQPCHAGRQ, encoded by the coding sequence ATGACGCCTGAGCAAACCAAGTCGTGTGTAGCTTGTAATCGGCCTGATATGGCTGACAACATGGTATGCTGCGATAAATGTGATGACTGGTGGCATTTCTCTTGTGCCGGGGTAACAGCATCAGTGGAATGCCGTGATTGGATCTGTTCACGATGCCTTTCAATCACAAACCAATCAACTACCGTCGTAGCGTCCTCAACGAGATCAACGTCCTCTGGTCAGAGATTACGCGAGCAACGTTTGGCTGAGCAGCATGAGCTAGAGAGGCAGCAAATGCAACGGGAACACGAACTACAAAAAAAGCACCTGGAACAAAAGCAACAGGTGCAGGCAGGACGAGACGACGAAAACAAGAGTGTTCGTAGTAAGCGTAGTATCGTCAGTTCAACGAGACGCACTAATCGGTGGGTGGAGCAGCATGCAGAGGCTTCCATGGCTGTAAACGAAAATGAAGGTGCAGTGGGTGGTATTGCCATCGAAGCAGTAACCCAGCAGGACGCCCAATCGTCACAGCAACAAGGCAAACTTGTGATGGAACTCCAGGGAAAAATGAATAGGCGCGAGGAGGAATCCCAGAAGCTGATCCAGGATTTACAGGAGCAACTGAAAAAACTCCAGCTTGAATTACAGAAAACACGTAATGAATCAATATCGACGATAGCGAAGGGGGCgattcctaaaactcttccgaATACAACAAATGTTTCAAGAGGATGTTCGTTTCAACTGAATGGGGtaaattgtgaaatatctcCGGTAGAAACCATAGCACCAGTATCGATGGCACCATCAATCCCTATGGGATCAAGGAATAGCACTCGCTTCATAGAACACGTCGATGGTTCTTTACCTCTTGCACGCGATGATTTGCAAAATGATCgtgaacagcagcgtgaactcgtttcattaaaaaaaagtggTCAAAATGTCCCCCCTGTCGCAACCGTAAAGCAACCTATTCAACGTGAATCCACCACTTTTGATCAACCGCGAAATAACGTATCTTTAGGACAACGAAACAGTGTTTTTTCTCAAGTATCTACTGGGAACCGAAACCCATTGTTCGAATTTCCCTtaccacagcagcagcagcagcgaagcGTCGCGCACTCAGGGCAGAATTATGTCACTAATGAACCAGTTGCAGAAGAGGTTCCCGTTAGAGTTGGACCAACACAAAATCAACTCGCTGCTAGACAAATTCTTCCACGAGATTTACCAGTTTTCACAGGTGTTCCTGCGGACTGGCCTGTTTTTATTAGCAACTTTAATTACACTACGGAGGCGTGTGGGTATGGTGACGGCGAAAACATGATTCGTCTTCAACGCTGCCTAAAGGGCATTGCTTGGGAGGCCGTACGGAGTCGCTTAATTCTACCCACCTCCGTACCCCAAGTGATTGAGTCACTGCGGATGCGTTTTGGTCGCCCCGAAATTTTGATAGAATCCTTTATCGAGAAAGTGAGAACATCTTCGTCACCGAGAGCCGATAAGCTTGATTCGCTGATTGAGTTTGGAACGATGGTACAGGGGCTCTGTGACCATATAATTGCAGCGAACCTCCCGGAACATTTGGGCAACCCTACGTTACTAAAAGATTTGGTAAGCAAGTTACCTGCTGACTATAAAATGCGGTGGGCCAGTCACCGAAAACAAGTAACTGTCGTCAATTTAGAAACGTTCAGTAAATTCATGGAGGAAATAGTAGAGGATGCATACAGTGTAACATCTTTCCCAACCAGTGATCAACTACACAAAATTGTGAGACAGAAGCAAATTGACCGTAGCTTTGTTCACGCAGATGCCGAAGAAAACTTCCAAGAATGCGACACGAGAAATCGTCCCGTAGAAACGACAGGAATAGAATGTTCAATCTGTCAGAGATATGGACATCGCGCTAGAGAATGCAGAACTTTTCTAGCAATGTCAATTGATGATCGCTGGAAGAAAATACAAAGCCAAGCACTCTGTCGTACCTGTCTTTTTGGGCATGGGCGCAGGGCATGCCGCAGTAAAACACGCTGCGGAGTAGATGGTTGCCAATACCGTCATCATCCGCTATTGCATTCGTCCCCCTCGGTACAGTCATCTCCGAAGCGAGACCAGACAGAAGCCAACCACGTGCATCAGGACAATTTGTCTGAACTTCTCTTTCGGATCGTTCCGGTCACGCTATATGGACGTGCAGGTAGCCTGAATACATTCGCCTTTTTGGATGAAGGCTCATCCCTTACGATGATAGAAAGGAGTTTAGCAGAAGAACTAGGAGTAGAAGGATATATCAAACCACTCTGCTTAAAGTGGACTGGCAATGTAACGAGACAAGAACATAATTCAAAACGTGTTGCTTTCGACATTTCTGGGTTGAGAAAAAATAAGCGGTATCGCATGGTAGATGTTGGCACAATTGAATCTCTAGATTTACCAACGCAGAGTTTTCCCGTGGACACAATGAAGCAACGCTTCCCCCACCTTCAAGGGCTTCCCTTAGTAGGTTATAATAACGCTAAACCGCAGATGTTAATCGGCATCGATAATTTGAAGCTAGCAGTTCCATTGAAAACGCGTGAAGGTGAAAATGGTGGTCCGACAGCCGTGAAAACCCGACTAGGCTGGAACGTATACGGCTGCCGAAAAGAGAAAGATATTCAAGCATACAGCTATCATATTTGTGAATGCGGGGGTGATAAAGCTTTGAACGATAACGTGAAAGCATATTTTGCACTGGATGACGTCGAAAGTAAACAAGCTGTAGACATATCAGAAGAAGATAAGCGGGCTAGGCGTATCATGCAAGAGACCACTCGACGGATTGGAGATCGATATGAGACgggtttgttgtggaaacatgaAAATGTCGAGTTCCCGGACAGCTACAGTATGGCTTTGAAAAGGTTAGAATGCTTAGAAAAAAGAATGGAGAAAGATCATATCCTACGAGAAAACATTTTACGTCAAATTCGAGAGTATCAGGTGAAGGGTTACGCGCACCGAGCTTCACCTGAGGAGATGACTAACTTTGATCCCCGTAGAATCTGGTTCTTGCCGCTAGGAGCTGTAGTAAACCCGAAGAAGCCCGGGAAGGTCCGATTGATATGGGATGCTTCTTCAAAGGTTGATGGTATCTCCTTAAACACACTACTCCTCAAAGGTCCCGACGAGCTCACTTCGCTGCTGCACGTGTTGTTCCGTTTCCGACAATTTCCTGTGGCAGTGACCGCCGACATCAAGGAAATGTTCCACCAATTAAAAATAAGAGGAATGGATAAATGTGCACAACTTTTTCTATGGCGGGACGATCCTGGCAAACAACCAGACGTCTACATTATGGACGTAGCAGTATTTGGAGCGACATGTTCACCTGCTATGGCCCAATACGTTAAAAACGTGAATGCAAAGAGATTTTCTCAGGATTTCCCGAGAGCCGTGGAAGGGATCATCCAATGCCACTATGTGGACGACTATCTGGATAGTTTTCTAACTATTGAAGAAGCAAAAAAGGTAGCGTCGGAGGTGAAAGCAATCCACAAAAGTGGCGGATTTGAGATTCGAGGATGGGGATCAAACTTTGATGAGATTCCATTTTATCTTGGAGAGCCTAAGGAGACTGTCGTAAAAAACCTTGGGGTAATGAATGGGGAAGAAACAGAACGAGTTCTGGGTATGCAGTGGCTTACGGAGAGAGATGAACTTAAATATTCCACCGAGATGAGAGCGGATATAACGGATCTGATCGCTAGTAGCGCGATACCAACCAAACGGCAGGTACTTAGATGCCTAATGACACTATTTGATCCGCTTGGTTTGGCGGCACCGTATGTTGTACACGGGAAAATCCTGTTGCAGGACATATGGCGTGCAGGATCAGATTGGGACGAGCCAATCGCTGAGTCATCATTCGAGCGTTGGCAAATCTGGACCGCAATGCTCAGGAGTATTAATGGAGTGCGTATCCCTCGTAGCTACTTTAGAAGTATTTCTGGGGAATGCATGCATGATATTCAAATTCACACATTCGTCGACGCGAGTCCGGCTGCTTACGCGTGCGTTTCATATTTGCGCGTCGTGAATTCTGATGGGAAAGCAGAAGTTGCTTTGGTTGCAGCAAAAACGAAAGTTGCGCCTTTAAAACTAATGACAATCCCGAGGCTCGAGTTACAAGCCTGTGTGCAGGGGGCCCGCCTTATGAAGTTCGTCGTAGACGGTCACAACTTTGGGATAACCAAGAGGTTCCTGTGGACAGATTCGACAGTGGCGTTGAGCTGGATCAATTCGGATCCGTGTAGATTTCGACCATTCGTTGCACATCGCGTGAGTGAAATCCAGGAGTATACGCAACAAATGGAGTGGCAATGGGTGCCATCAGATAAGAATCCCGCTGACGAAGCATCAAAATGGGGAGTTGGTCCCTACTTCTGTTCGAATAGTATCTGGTTTAGCGGACCAGAATTCCTTTGTAAACCCGAGGATGAATGGATCGACTGGGAGATACCGCATCATCGAGTGCAACAATGCAAAGACGAACTGCGATCACTATACATACATCAAGAGTTTTTCATTCCGGAACCGATCGTCGATGTCAGCCGATTTTCGTCCTGGAATCGTTTGCATCGTTCCGTTGCTTATGTCTACCGATTTATCGTCAATTCGAAACGCAACCGCAATTATCAAACTGGTGATCTAACACAGAACGAGTTACAGGAGGCTGAAAAAATTTTGATTCGATCGGTACAGTGGGAGTGTTTTGCAGAAGAGATGACAACATTATCTAGAAATCAAAAAGTAGCTGATACTGAACGTCGTGCTCTGGACAAGACCAGCAAAATGTATCAACTTACACCGACTTTGGATGAAGTAGGCATCCTACGAATAGATGGTAGGATAGGAGCGGCTTCTTGCGCTTCAAGAGATCTCAAATTCCCCATCATATTGCCAAAATCACATCACCTAACTAATCTAATCATCGATCGACAGCACCGTATTCTGCTACACGCGAACAATGAGACAGTGGTCAATGAAGTTCGCCAACGTTTCCACGTTCCGAATTTACGAGCCCAGGTGAAGAAAGTAGTTGAAAACTGTCAATACTGTAGGATAAAAAAAGCAGTCCCACGAGTTCCTCAAATGGCAGCTTTACCATTAGCCAGATTATCTCCGTATGTACGCCCTTTCAGTTATGTAGGGGTTGATTACTTTGGGCCTTTATTCGTGAAAGTTGGAAGAAGTAGTGTGAAGCGCTGGGTGGCGCTTTTCACATGTATGACAATTCGTGCTGTCCATGTGGAGATGGTCCACAATTTAACCACTGAGTCCTGTATCCGAAGCGTGCGCCGTTTCGTCTGTCGTCGTGGAGCTCCCCTAGAAATACACAGTGACAATGCTACAAATTTTCAAGGTGCAGAAAGAGTTTTGAGGGAGCAAATCAATGCTGGACTAACTAGAACCTTCACAAGTACAACAACTAAGTGGCGATTCATCCCTCCTAGTGCCCCACACATGGGAGGTGCGTGGGAGCGGATGGTAAGGTCGATAAAAACTGCTATTATCTCGGCGTATAACGATGAACGAATGAATGATGAATCTCTGCATACATTGCTATTGGAAGCGGAATCACTAGTGAATAGTAGGCCCTTGACGTACTTACCTCTGGACTCTGAGGAACAAGAGGCTCTTACTCCTAACCACTTCCTTCTAGGGAGTTCATCTGGTTCAAAAGAGGAATGCAGCGTAACCACAAGCGAtagtgtgatgctaaaacaatcaTGGAATAAGATTCAAGGATGCATGGATCGATTTTGGTCGCGTTGGATCAGAGAGTACTTGCCAGTACTCACAAAACGTACGAAATGGTTTGGTGAGACGAGGAATGCGCAAGTGGATGACCTTGTACTGGTGTTGGATGATACCAGAAAAAACAATTGGAATCGAGGTCGAATATTGGAGGTGATAACCGGAAAAGATGGCACCGTTAGACAAGCAATCGTGCAAACTTCCAGTGGCGTATTTCGGCGACCAGTTTCAAAACTGGCTGTGCTGGAGGTTGCAGGCGTAGATGGAACCACAGCCACCACGGGTTCCACCGGGGGGAGGATGTTGCCACCACCAGCAGATCGGCAACCCTGCCATGCAGGACGACAATAG